A part of Desulfobacter sp. genomic DNA contains:
- a CDS encoding sigma 54-interacting transcriptional regulator: MNDLIMIVDDTPTNIDILANTLKGLYRLTIAKSGMTALDRINQQAPDLILLDVMMPEMDGFEVCRRLKADAGTRNIPIIFITAMEEAEHKTEAFELGAVDYIVRPFNTSEVLARVKTHLTLRQMHKALDEKNRITKQALAEKSRQLDDLISNLPGMVYHARFDGRWQMEFVSEGCRRLTGYEPAHFTRYRGSHYSLIESPEDRNRVLEERDSALELQEPFELLYRIQTRNGREKWALEQGVGVFDKYGTLVGVEGVITDVTDKQRASIALAQENEDLKSRMIDRDRFGDIVGRSPAMQKVYDLIIKGAACDDCVIIYGPSGTGKELVARAIHKNSARKEKPFVPINCGAIPENLFESEFFGHKKGAFSGANSDKQGVLDMADGGTLFLDELGEISMGMQVKLLRVMDGNGYIPVGGTELKKPDIRFVCATNRDLQQRIRVKKLREDFFFRVHIIPITLPPLRKRKEDIPLLIEHFFNSYPKENITAELTPEMMAAMVNYPWPGNIRQLQNMVYQFLVLGRLDFLDPEGLGPRRPGGGGHSGEDAGTTCLKAAVEEFEKSHISRLLSRHRGKKGIVAKALEVDRKTLFRKMKRYGL, from the coding sequence ATGAACGACCTGATCATGATTGTGGACGATACGCCCACAAATATAGATATTCTGGCCAATACCCTAAAGGGATTGTACCGGCTGACCATTGCCAAAAGCGGTATGACTGCATTGGACCGCATCAATCAGCAGGCTCCTGATCTTATCCTTTTGGACGTAATGATGCCGGAGATGGACGGGTTCGAAGTCTGCCGAAGGCTCAAGGCCGATGCCGGGACACGGAATATCCCCATTATTTTCATCACCGCCATGGAGGAGGCTGAGCACAAAACCGAAGCCTTTGAACTCGGGGCTGTGGATTATATTGTCCGTCCCTTCAATACCTCAGAAGTACTGGCGCGGGTGAAAACCCACCTTACCCTGAGGCAGATGCACAAGGCCCTGGATGAAAAAAACAGAATCACCAAGCAGGCCCTGGCTGAAAAAAGCCGGCAGCTGGACGACCTTATTTCCAACCTGCCCGGTATGGTTTACCATGCCAGGTTTGACGGCAGATGGCAGATGGAGTTCGTCAGCGAGGGATGCCGCAGGCTGACGGGATATGAACCGGCCCATTTTACACGATACCGCGGCAGTCATTACAGCCTGATCGAAAGTCCTGAGGACCGGAACCGGGTCCTTGAGGAACGTGATTCGGCCCTGGAACTTCAGGAGCCCTTTGAACTGCTCTACCGCATCCAGACCCGGAACGGGAGGGAGAAGTGGGCACTGGAGCAAGGGGTGGGGGTTTTTGACAAGTATGGCACCCTTGTGGGCGTCGAAGGGGTAATCACCGATGTCACGGATAAACAGCGCGCTTCCATTGCCCTGGCCCAGGAAAACGAAGACCTGAAATCCAGGATGATTGACCGGGACCGGTTCGGTGATATTGTGGGCCGGTCCCCGGCCATGCAGAAGGTGTACGATCTGATCATAAAAGGTGCGGCCTGTGACGACTGTGTGATCATTTACGGCCCCTCCGGCACCGGAAAAGAACTGGTGGCCCGGGCCATCCATAAAAATTCCGCCAGAAAAGAAAAGCCCTTTGTTCCCATCAACTGCGGCGCCATTCCTGAGAACCTTTTTGAAAGCGAGTTTTTCGGCCATAAAAAAGGGGCCTTTTCAGGGGCGAATTCAGATAAGCAAGGGGTGCTGGACATGGCCGACGGCGGCACCCTGTTTCTGGACGAACTCGGGGAAATCTCCATGGGCATGCAGGTAAAACTTCTCAGGGTCATGGACGGCAACGGCTATATCCCCGTTGGCGGAACAGAACTTAAAAAACCGGATATCCGCTTTGTCTGCGCAACCAACAGGGACCTTCAGCAGCGGATCCGGGTCAAAAAGCTCAGGGAAGATTTTTTCTTCAGGGTTCATATTATTCCCATCACCCTCCCCCCTCTGCGCAAACGAAAAGAAGACATCCCTCTGCTGATTGAACATTTTTTCAACTCCTATCCAAAGGAAAATATCACCGCCGAACTCACCCCGGAAATGATGGCAGCCATGGTGAACTACCCCTGGCCTGGAAATATTCGGCAGCTCCAGAATATGGTCTACCAGTTTCTGGTCCTGGGCCGGCTGGATTTTCTGGATCCTGAAGGATTAGGCCCCCGGAGGCCTGGGGGGGGCGGCCACTCCGGCGAGGATGCCGGCACCACATGCCTGAAGGCGGCGGTGGAAGAATTTGAAAAAAGCCATATTTCAAGGCTTCTGTCCAGGCATAGGGGGAAAAAGGGAATCGTGGCCAAGGCCCTTGAAGTGGACAGAAAGACCCTGTTCCGGAAAATGAAACGGTATGGATTATAA
- a CDS encoding TRAP transporter large permease, producing the protein METSIVLVLFGTFIALLLIGAPISISLGVSAVVAFLTLDDNPIKLVQIAFTSVGSFPLMALPAFILAGSLMEAAGVSKRLVNLAESFAGPMTGGISCATVIACMFFGAISGSGPATTAAVGMLMIPAMMNRGYDKGYASAITASSGGLGVVIPPSIPMVIFGISGMSIMPPPEAVAKFGSFQTVSIPKLFVAGFLPGLVISLSLMSMNYFLCRKYGYKGLTDRWSGSKIAQAFKSGFWAIMAPVVILGGIYSGLFTPTESAIVAIFYTLFVGFAIHKELKVKAIMKALETTTWLTGRVLLILFTATVFGRLLVENQIPAIIAKAMLEITTNPYLIWAMIIFFLLFVGMFMETLATIMILTPVLLPVMYNLGIDPIHFGIVLVCCCEIGFQTPPLGENLFIASGIANVTIEDISIKAIPFSIVAMIAVFIIAYIPEISLWLPRLLGY; encoded by the coding sequence GTGGAAACATCCATCGTTTTGGTATTATTTGGTACATTTATCGCTCTGCTGCTCATCGGTGCTCCCATTTCAATTTCCCTGGGCGTGTCGGCAGTAGTTGCCTTTCTGACCCTTGACGACAATCCCATTAAACTGGTGCAGATTGCCTTTACCTCTGTGGGCTCTTTTCCCCTGATGGCCCTGCCGGCCTTTATTCTGGCAGGTTCGCTCATGGAAGCGGCCGGAGTCTCAAAGCGACTGGTCAATCTGGCCGAGTCCTTTGCCGGTCCCATGACCGGTGGCATTTCCTGCGCCACGGTCATTGCCTGCATGTTTTTCGGGGCCATTTCAGGTTCCGGGCCGGCCACCACAGCCGCCGTGGGCATGCTCATGATCCCGGCCATGATGAACCGTGGGTATGATAAGGGATATGCCTCCGCCATTACGGCCTCTTCCGGCGGTCTTGGCGTCGTGATCCCGCCTTCCATCCCAATGGTTATTTTCGGCATTTCAGGCATGAGCATCATGCCGCCGCCGGAAGCGGTGGCCAAATTCGGCAGCTTCCAGACCGTGTCCATCCCAAAACTCTTTGTGGCTGGATTTTTGCCGGGTCTGGTGATTTCACTGAGCCTTATGTCCATGAATTATTTTTTATGCAGAAAGTACGGTTACAAAGGGTTGACCGACCGGTGGTCCGGTTCCAAAATCGCCCAGGCATTCAAAAGCGGATTCTGGGCCATCATGGCGCCTGTGGTGATTCTGGGCGGGATTTATTCCGGTCTTTTCACCCCGACGGAATCTGCCATCGTCGCTATTTTTTATACACTTTTCGTGGGGTTTGCCATCCATAAGGAACTTAAGGTCAAAGCCATTATGAAGGCCCTTGAAACCACCACCTGGCTCACCGGCCGGGTGCTGCTCATCCTCTTTACGGCAACGGTATTCGGCCGGCTTTTAGTGGAAAACCAGATCCCGGCAATCATTGCCAAAGCAATGCTGGAGATCACCACAAATCCCTACCTGATCTGGGCCATGATTATTTTTTTCCTGCTTTTTGTGGGCATGTTCATGGAAACCCTGGCCACCATTATGATTCTCACCCCGGTGCTGCTGCCGGTGATGTATAACCTGGGAATCGACCCCATCCATTTCGGCATTGTCCTCGTCTGCTGCTGCGAGATCGGATTCCAGACACCGCCTCTGGGCGAAAACCTTTTTATTGCATCGGGCATCGCCAATGTGACCATAGAGGATATTTCCATCAAGGCCATTCCCTTCTCAATCGTTGCAATGATCGCAGTCTTTATCATTGCCTATATTCCGGAAATTTCCCTCTGGCTGCCCAGGCTGCTCGGGTACTAA
- a CDS encoding TRAP transporter small permease produces the protein MNKKQILFKLLDNFESYACQLLLAFFVVLLFLQILLREFFQYSISWGEELATYLFVWFVFLGASYACRLGAHNRVTFQFKMLPRKVGMAIEAAADLIWVVFNIYFIYLSYKFVFVKMNLFWKSQTMGIPMKYFYMILPFAFALMAVRVIQINYIRYVKGEEIKDPDAVEIEKNFETDADSGPTN, from the coding sequence ATGAACAAGAAACAGATTCTATTCAAATTGCTGGATAATTTTGAGAGCTATGCCTGCCAGCTGCTGCTGGCATTCTTCGTGGTTCTGCTTTTCCTGCAAATCCTGCTCCGTGAGTTCTTTCAATATTCCATTTCATGGGGAGAGGAACTTGCCACCTATCTATTTGTCTGGTTTGTATTCCTGGGGGCCAGCTACGCCTGCCGCCTGGGTGCCCACAACAGAGTGACCTTCCAATTTAAAATGCTCCCCAGGAAAGTAGGCATGGCCATTGAGGCGGCCGCCGATCTGATCTGGGTGGTATTTAATATTTATTTCATCTATTTGAGCTATAAATTTGTTTTCGTGAAGATGAACCTGTTCTGGAAATCCCAGACCATGGGAATCCCCATGAAGTACTTTTATATGATTCTTCCCTTTGCCTTTGCCCTTATGGCGGTGAGGGTCATCCAGATCAACTACATCCGGTACGTAAAGGGTGAGGAAATTAAAGATCCCGATGCCGTCGAAATTGAAAAAAATTTTGAAACAGACGCGGACTCAGGACCGACGAATTAG